AAATTGGCTATGATAAAGCCGCAGAGGCCGCGCATCAGGCTTTTGTGGATGGTGGAACCTTAAAGGACACCTGTACCAAGATGGGGCTGATAAGTGCAGAAAGGTTCGATGAAATTGTTCAGCCGATGAAGATGGCTAAGCCACAGGGGTAATTTTCTTTTAAATTATTGTTTGACTGTCAAACTAATCTCGTGCAAAGAAGTTTGAAAGACAAGTTGTTTGACTATCAAACAATAATTAGGAGCAAGTAATGGAATTTGAAACTATATTTTTAGTCGCGTTGCAGAGCAGCCTTTTTCTAGGGCTGATTCATGGAATTAATCCTTGTGGACATTCATGGTTGATTTTAGCCCCGTTTATTTATGGCGAAAAAAAAGGCGGACGCGTGTTTTCTTTGACCGCAGCCTTTATTATGGGGACGACTCTTGCCTGCCTTGCGATAGGTTTTACTTTAGGATCTATTTCCTTAACCATTCCAGCGTCAATGACCTACATTGTGGATATGATTACAGTGGGTGTTTTGATCGTGTTGGGGGGTATTTTGATTGTTAAGCCTGAACTCCTTCACAGCCATGACCACGATCATGATCACGCCCACCCTCACGACCACAGTGATGATCATGAAAAACCTCACGATCAAGGGCATAACCACAGTCACGATCATGATCATCATCAGATCTCTCACGGGTGTGGTTGCCCGTGCGGAAGCTCTCATTCTGAATCAAAATCTGCGATACGATGCGCAACATTCTGGGGACTGTTTTCAGTGGGCTTCTTTAACATGATCGTCCCATGTCCGACTGTGGCAATTATGTACAAGTATGCTTTGGATTCAGGGGATGTCTTTAAGGGAACTGCCGTTTTCGCTAGTTATGCAATCGGGACGGGAATAGCTCTTGCCGCAGTAATTTACGCTATTTATAAAGCTGCTGCATTTGTTCGCACGCTTGAGCAGGGCTGGGTTGAGCCGCTTGTAATGAGAACTGCTGGGGTCATGACTATCGCTTTTGGAATATACAGTTATACAAATATATAAAGTTATGGAGTCCCGGTGGTAATTTTAAATAAGCTCAATCATTCGGTTATCGAATTTTATGAGAAGCTGTCTTCATGGGAGCATGACATCGTGCGCGGGAAAGGGATTACTTTACCTCAGATGCACACTCTTGAGGTGCTTGGCATCCATAAGCCCATGCGTATGAAAGAACTCGCGCAACGTATGGGCATAACGACAGGGACTCTGACTGTTCTGGTTGATAGATTAGAAAATAAGGGCTTTGTGCGTCGTAAACCTCACGAAAGTGATCGGCGTTCCATTATTGTAGAATTGACTGATTCTGGTGATGTGATGTTTGCGGAACATGACAGGCTTCATCTGCGTTTAATCGAGGAGTTAACTTCTGAATTGTCAGATTCTGAACGGGAATCTCTTTTGAGTTGTCTGGATAAAATGAATTCCGCTTTTTGATCGTGAAACAGATTCTAATATTGATGCTTACAACGACATTCTTTTGACAAATTTTGGTGTAAAAGTGGATTTTTATTTCATAAAAACAG
The sequence above is a segment of the Maridesulfovibrio frigidus DSM 17176 genome. Coding sequences within it:
- a CDS encoding urease accessory protein UreH domain-containing protein, coding for MEFETIFLVALQSSLFLGLIHGINPCGHSWLILAPFIYGEKKGGRVFSLTAAFIMGTTLACLAIGFTLGSISLTIPASMTYIVDMITVGVLIVLGGILIVKPELLHSHDHDHDHAHPHDHSDDHEKPHDQGHNHSHDHDHHQISHGCGCPCGSSHSESKSAIRCATFWGLFSVGFFNMIVPCPTVAIMYKYALDSGDVFKGTAVFASYAIGTGIALAAVIYAIYKAAAFVRTLEQGWVEPLVMRTAGVMTIAFGIYSYTNI
- a CDS encoding MarR family winged helix-turn-helix transcriptional regulator, which gives rise to MLNKLNHSVIEFYEKLSSWEHDIVRGKGITLPQMHTLEVLGIHKPMRMKELAQRMGITTGTLTVLVDRLENKGFVRRKPHESDRRSIIVELTDSGDVMFAEHDRLHLRLIEELTSELSDSERESLLSCLDKMNSAF